A single region of the Nocardioides aurantiacus genome encodes:
- a CDS encoding isochorismatase family protein produces MTTLTDRPATALLVIDVQQDVMEGAQDRDSVIGNIAGLVDRARAEDVPVVFVAHADEGMPRDSDAWQYVPELQRADAEPLVHKGYGDSFEDTDLEDVLAARGVGRLVVTGAASDACIRSTLHGALARGYDVTLVADAHTTQDTTEWGNIAPADIIRFTNLYWGFTGAPGRTTAVVPTAEVAFAPQS; encoded by the coding sequence ATGACCACGCTGACCGACCGCCCCGCCACCGCCCTGCTCGTGATCGACGTCCAGCAGGACGTCATGGAGGGGGCGCAGGACCGCGACTCCGTCATCGGCAACATCGCGGGCCTCGTCGACCGCGCCCGCGCCGAGGACGTGCCGGTCGTGTTCGTCGCCCACGCCGACGAGGGGATGCCGCGCGACAGCGACGCGTGGCAGTACGTCCCCGAGCTCCAGCGCGCCGACGCCGAGCCGCTCGTGCACAAGGGCTACGGCGACTCCTTCGAGGACACCGACCTCGAGGACGTCCTCGCCGCCCGCGGGGTGGGCCGCCTCGTCGTCACCGGCGCCGCGAGCGACGCCTGCATCCGCTCGACCCTCCACGGCGCCCTGGCCCGGGGGTACGACGTGACGCTGGTCGCCGACGCGCACACCACCCAGGACACCACCGAGTGGGGCAACATCGCGCCGGCCGACATCATCCGGTTCACCAACCTCTACTGGGGCTTCACCGGGGCGCCGGGCCGCACCACCGCCGTGGTGCCGACCGCCGAGGTCGCCTTCGCGCCGCAGTCGTGA
- a CDS encoding trimeric intracellular cation channel family protein, with the protein MDVAVDDQAVSEIFRVLDLTGVLANAVLGGVIARRERLDPIGFVVLATLTGLGGGLIRDTLLQAGPPVALTDPTYLLTALAGAAIAYVVRVEGRAWDGTWPVVDAVALGCWASVGAQRTLDVGLGWLPAILLGTITATGGGLVRDVVLRRVPGILGGGTLYATSAIAAAGTQVTATAVGYPVAGSLVALAVGAGLVLLARRRGWMLPDADAWSRTVAARTRYRRLADRARPARRLRDRRHPREPHDD; encoded by the coding sequence ATGGACGTGGCGGTGGACGACCAGGCGGTCAGCGAGATCTTCCGCGTCCTCGACCTCACCGGCGTCCTGGCCAACGCCGTCCTCGGCGGGGTGATCGCCCGGCGCGAGCGGCTCGACCCGATCGGGTTCGTGGTGCTGGCGACGCTGACCGGCCTGGGCGGCGGGCTGATCCGCGACACCCTGCTGCAGGCCGGCCCACCGGTGGCGCTGACCGACCCGACGTACCTCCTCACGGCGCTCGCCGGCGCCGCCATCGCCTACGTCGTCCGCGTCGAGGGCCGCGCCTGGGACGGCACCTGGCCGGTCGTCGACGCCGTCGCGCTCGGCTGCTGGGCCTCGGTGGGCGCGCAGCGGACGCTCGACGTCGGCCTCGGCTGGCTGCCCGCGATCCTGCTCGGCACCATCACCGCGACGGGCGGCGGGCTGGTGCGCGACGTGGTCCTGCGACGCGTGCCGGGGATCCTGGGCGGCGGCACGCTGTACGCCACCTCCGCGATCGCCGCGGCCGGGACGCAGGTCACCGCCACGGCGGTCGGCTACCCCGTGGCGGGCTCGCTGGTCGCCCTCGCCGTGGGCGCCGGACTGGTGCTGCTCGCCCGCCGGCGCGGCTGGATGCTGCCCGACGCCGACGCCTGGTCGCGCACGGTGGCGGCGCGGACCCGCTACCGGCGGCTGGCCGACCGCGCCCGGCCCGCGCGCCGGCTCCGGGACCGCCGCCACCCGCGGGAGCCGCACGACGACTAG
- a CDS encoding dihydrofolate reductase family protein: MEIIFGPERGPVAVDDLPRHYPWPERDGAAYVRAMMVCTLDGAAAGADGLSGSISGDADGEVFVAVRRFADAVLVGGGTLKSEEYGALRSTADDAERRVAAGQAEAPVIAVVSGSLDLPLGEDGFTGSTRRPLVFTTADPDPERLAAVRERCEVVHADGAEVEVSWVIDRLVERGLWRIVCEGGPTLLRDAADQGRLDEADLTFSPMLVGTASTPDTELLGDPRSFALTQVIAAEEFLMARYTRRDVA; the protein is encoded by the coding sequence GTGGAGATCATCTTCGGCCCCGAGCGCGGCCCCGTGGCCGTCGACGACCTGCCGCGGCACTACCCGTGGCCCGAGCGCGACGGGGCGGCGTACGTCCGGGCGATGATGGTCTGCACCCTCGACGGTGCCGCCGCCGGCGCCGACGGGCTGAGCGGCTCGATCTCCGGCGACGCCGACGGCGAGGTCTTCGTGGCCGTACGCCGCTTCGCCGACGCCGTCCTCGTCGGCGGCGGGACGCTGAAGTCCGAGGAGTACGGCGCCCTCCGCAGCACCGCCGACGACGCGGAGCGCCGGGTCGCCGCCGGCCAGGCCGAGGCCCCGGTGATCGCGGTCGTGTCCGGCTCGCTCGACCTGCCGCTGGGCGAGGACGGGTTCACCGGCTCCACCCGGCGACCGCTCGTGTTCACCACCGCCGACCCCGACCCCGAGCGGCTGGCCGCGGTGCGGGAGCGGTGCGAGGTGGTCCATGCCGACGGCGCAGAGGTCGAGGTCTCGTGGGTGATCGACCGGCTCGTGGAGCGCGGGCTGTGGCGGATCGTCTGCGAGGGCGGCCCCACGCTGCTGCGCGACGCCGCCGACCAGGGTCGGCTCGACGAGGCCGACCTGACCTTCTCGCCGATGCTGGTGGGCACCGCCTCGACGCCCGACACCGAGCTGCTGGGCGACCCGCGGTCCTTCGCGCTGACCCAGGTGATCGCGGCCGAGGAGTTCCTGATGGCCCGCTACACCCGTCGGGACGTCGCGTGA
- a CDS encoding dihydropteroate synthase: MISLRALAALVEEHGDELDHPVAPFLLGSRSLDTDTAPALMGILNLSRDSWYRESVATTREHAVRRGRTLAAQGADLVDVGAESSDAATERVTAQRQTDQLVPVIEELAAAGVATSVESYHPSTVEACLKAGSSVINLSGSADDEEMFGLAASYGASVVLCHIVGTHARDLADPAQAVEADPFPRMLEQFERRLAHAHELGVPSVAVDPGIGFGFSWLPDPVDRARYQAAVLLQTFRLRRLGAPVCHALPSAIDLFGEEVRTAEGFFAVLASLGRTGIYRTHEVPRVKVVLDAVRGLPTQPPAPPVSSSGLDRDEDGVDREQR; encoded by the coding sequence GTGATCAGCCTCCGCGCCCTGGCGGCACTCGTCGAGGAGCACGGCGACGAGCTCGACCACCCCGTCGCGCCGTTCCTGCTGGGGAGTCGCAGCCTCGACACCGACACGGCCCCGGCGCTGATGGGGATCCTCAACCTCTCCCGCGACTCGTGGTACCGCGAGAGCGTCGCCACCACCCGCGAGCACGCCGTACGCCGCGGCCGGACGCTCGCCGCCCAGGGCGCCGACCTCGTCGACGTCGGCGCGGAGTCCAGCGACGCCGCGACCGAGCGCGTCACCGCGCAGCGCCAGACCGACCAGCTGGTGCCGGTGATCGAGGAGCTCGCTGCGGCGGGCGTCGCGACCAGCGTCGAGAGCTACCACCCCTCGACCGTCGAGGCGTGCCTGAAGGCGGGCTCGTCGGTGATCAACCTCAGCGGGTCGGCCGACGACGAGGAGATGTTCGGCCTCGCCGCGTCGTACGGCGCCTCGGTCGTGCTGTGCCACATCGTCGGCACCCACGCCCGCGACCTGGCCGACCCCGCGCAGGCCGTCGAGGCGGACCCGTTCCCGCGGATGCTCGAGCAGTTCGAGCGACGCCTCGCCCACGCCCACGAGCTCGGGGTGCCGAGCGTGGCCGTGGACCCGGGCATCGGGTTCGGCTTCTCCTGGCTGCCCGACCCGGTCGACCGGGCGCGCTACCAGGCGGCGGTGCTGCTGCAGACGTTCCGGCTGCGCCGCCTCGGGGCGCCGGTGTGCCACGCGCTGCCGAGCGCGATCGACCTGTTCGGCGAGGAGGTCCGCACCGCCGAGGGGTTCTTCGCGGTGCTCGCCTCCCTCGGTCGGACCGGGATCTACCGCACCCACGAGGTGCCGCGCGTGAAGGTCGTGCTCGACGCCGTGCGCGGGCTGCCGACCCAGCCGCCCGCCCCGCCGGTCTCGTCGTCGGGCCTCGACCGCGACGAGGACGGCGTCGACCGCGAGCAGCGCTGA
- a CDS encoding alpha/beta-hydrolase family protein, with product MSALRQGPRALERWVLARSPLGLVLAVLMLGATLAPSLLVRTWVFQGVLSGVGLAVGYGVGVALTAAGRWLLGRVGWDPPVLGARPRWVLVAVLVVVAALDVARAAGEHRWTWDRLGYSPTLTATAYVGAIGLALLTLLVLLVLAWLVRLLQRRVASVGARWLPAWVAGGLALVVVLWALLASANTWVLERSLDGMNTAFAAEDLEVRASTPGPAPDALRSGTPDSLVTWPEIGHEGRRFLTAGPTAEEIRELAPAGGPAVREPVRVYVGRAAADDVAGRVRLALAEMDRLGAFDRRAVLVVVPTGTGWVNEQIVAPPEWLLGGDVATVAVQYSHLPSPMAYLGEHEGAGETGRQLIAGVQARIAQRPATDRPALLVAGESLGSHGGSEAFTDLDDLVAGTRASLWIGPPEFMHLRREAERVRQPGSPQIAPVVGEGRDVVFANRRTDLDGTRPRSVFLQQADDPIVWWDVPTLWDRPDWLEERRDPAINPAISWRPSATFFNLTIDMAVANDFDEDHGHLYGTQPLAAWAAMLHPRGWDTARVEELRVRLAVLGR from the coding sequence ATGTCGGCCCTCCGCCAGGGACCACGAGCGCTGGAGCGCTGGGTGCTGGCGCGCAGTCCGCTCGGCCTGGTCCTGGCGGTCCTCATGCTCGGCGCCACGCTCGCGCCCTCGCTGCTGGTCCGCACCTGGGTCTTCCAGGGCGTGCTGAGCGGTGTCGGGCTGGCCGTGGGCTACGGCGTCGGCGTCGCCCTGACCGCTGCCGGGCGCTGGCTCCTGGGCCGCGTCGGGTGGGACCCGCCGGTCCTGGGTGCCCGGCCGCGGTGGGTGCTCGTGGCCGTCCTCGTCGTGGTCGCCGCCCTCGACGTGGCCCGGGCCGCGGGGGAGCACCGGTGGACCTGGGACCGGCTGGGCTACTCGCCGACGCTCACCGCCACGGCGTACGTCGGCGCGATCGGCCTGGCGCTGCTGACCCTGCTGGTGCTGCTGGTGCTGGCGTGGCTGGTCCGGCTGCTGCAGCGACGGGTGGCCTCGGTGGGCGCGCGGTGGCTGCCGGCCTGGGTGGCCGGCGGGCTCGCGCTCGTGGTGGTGCTGTGGGCGCTGCTGGCCTCGGCCAACACCTGGGTGCTGGAGCGGTCGCTGGACGGCATGAACACCGCCTTCGCCGCCGAGGACCTCGAGGTGAGGGCGAGCACGCCCGGGCCGGCGCCCGACGCGCTGCGGTCGGGTACCCCCGACTCGCTGGTCACCTGGCCCGAGATCGGCCACGAGGGCCGCCGCTTCCTCACCGCGGGACCGACCGCGGAGGAGATCCGCGAGCTCGCGCCGGCCGGGGGCCCGGCGGTGCGCGAGCCGGTGCGGGTGTACGTCGGCCGGGCCGCGGCCGACGACGTCGCCGGCCGGGTGCGGCTGGCGCTCGCGGAGATGGACCGGCTCGGTGCCTTCGATCGCCGGGCCGTGCTGGTGGTGGTCCCGACCGGCACCGGCTGGGTCAACGAGCAGATCGTCGCGCCGCCGGAGTGGCTGCTCGGCGGCGACGTCGCCACCGTCGCCGTGCAGTACTCCCACCTGCCGAGCCCGATGGCCTACCTGGGCGAGCACGAGGGCGCGGGGGAGACCGGCCGTCAGCTCATCGCCGGCGTGCAGGCCCGGATCGCGCAGCGGCCCGCGACGGACCGGCCAGCGCTGCTGGTGGCCGGCGAGAGCCTGGGCAGCCACGGCGGATCGGAGGCGTTCACCGACCTCGACGACCTGGTGGCCGGCACGCGGGCCAGCCTGTGGATCGGGCCGCCGGAGTTCATGCACCTGCGCCGCGAGGCCGAGCGGGTGCGGCAGCCCGGGTCGCCGCAGATCGCCCCGGTCGTGGGCGAGGGGCGCGACGTGGTGTTCGCCAACCGGCGTACCGACCTCGACGGGACGCGGCCCCGCTCGGTCTTCCTGCAGCAGGCCGACGACCCGATCGTCTGGTGGGACGTCCCCACGCTGTGGGACCGGCCCGACTGGCTCGAGGAGCGACGCGACCCGGCCATCAACCCGGCGATCTCCTGGCGGCCGTCGGCGACGTTCTTCAACCTCACCATCGACATGGCCGTGGCCAACGACTTCGACGAGGACCACGGCCACCTCTACGGCACCCAGCCGCTCGCCGCGTGGGCCGCGATGCTGCACCCGCGCGGGTGGGACACCGCGCGGGTCGAGGAGCTGCGGGTGCGGTTGGCGGTGCTGGGACGCTGA
- a CDS encoding ABC transporter substrate-binding protein, translated as MPPPPSLSRRALLGSALGLGAYGLSGCAGLTERVSSTSRGSRDTLTFQTYGTDVEGNIYDVLARRFEEQNRGVTVDVTVVPFAEASTGIDAGLVSGTAPDIFRVDYPTMGVYASTGQLLDLEDSLDELAGDSSKAFMDAVTDRGRVFGIPQHVDTSALVYRPDVLRDAGITSVPDRPEDAWSWEEFAQVAATLRDAAPAGSSAFAVNWQALGAFRWLNFLFQAGGHVYDEDRTRSLLTSASATRALDFTKSFFDEGLVPQTSSTKAATYPDALFTSGSLAMLYAGNFLLPSFADTIKDRFEYAVTYLPRDRRRASELGGNALVATKGATNPELASEFLTFMAAPAQMKDFCEASVLLPTRDSLLSQELDFAVAADLMPVYADQVTTIEPRDVADVTTATFAEVNLSLANELETCFLSGRGTADTLQALAEQVDESAYLNRQDAS; from the coding sequence GTGCCACCACCCCCGTCCCTCAGCCGCCGCGCGCTGCTCGGCAGCGCGCTGGGTCTCGGTGCCTACGGCCTCTCGGGCTGCGCCGGCCTGACCGAGCGCGTCTCCTCCACCAGCCGCGGCAGTCGCGACACGCTGACCTTCCAGACCTACGGCACCGACGTCGAGGGCAACATCTACGACGTCCTGGCCCGCCGGTTCGAGGAGCAGAACCGTGGCGTCACCGTCGACGTGACCGTGGTGCCGTTCGCCGAGGCCTCGACGGGCATCGACGCCGGCCTGGTCTCCGGCACCGCGCCCGACATCTTCCGCGTCGACTACCCGACGATGGGGGTGTACGCCAGCACCGGCCAGCTGCTCGACCTCGAGGACTCGCTCGACGAGCTCGCCGGTGACTCCTCGAAGGCGTTCATGGACGCCGTGACCGACCGGGGCCGCGTCTTCGGCATCCCGCAGCACGTCGACACCAGCGCGCTGGTCTACCGGCCCGACGTGCTCCGCGACGCCGGCATCACCTCGGTGCCCGACCGGCCCGAGGACGCCTGGAGCTGGGAGGAGTTCGCGCAGGTCGCGGCCACGCTGCGGGACGCGGCGCCGGCCGGCAGCTCGGCCTTCGCGGTCAACTGGCAGGCGCTCGGCGCCTTCCGCTGGCTCAACTTCCTCTTCCAGGCCGGCGGTCACGTGTACGACGAGGACCGCACCCGCTCGCTGCTGACGTCGGCCTCCGCCACCCGCGCGCTCGACTTCACCAAGTCGTTCTTCGACGAGGGGCTGGTGCCGCAGACCAGCTCGACCAAGGCGGCGACGTACCCGGACGCGCTGTTCACCTCGGGCAGCCTGGCGATGCTGTACGCCGGCAACTTCCTGCTGCCGAGCTTCGCGGACACCATCAAGGACCGCTTCGAGTACGCCGTGACCTACCTGCCGCGCGACCGGCGCCGGGCCAGCGAGCTGGGCGGCAACGCGCTCGTCGCGACCAAGGGCGCGACCAACCCCGAGCTGGCCTCGGAGTTCCTGACCTTCATGGCGGCGCCCGCGCAGATGAAGGACTTCTGCGAGGCCTCGGTGCTGCTGCCGACCCGCGACTCGCTGCTCTCGCAGGAGCTCGACTTCGCCGTCGCGGCCGACCTGATGCCGGTGTACGCCGACCAGGTCACCACCATCGAGCCCCGCGACGTCGCCGACGTCACGACCGCCACCTTCGCCGAGGTGAACCTGTCGCTCGCCAACGAGCTGGAGACCTGCTTCCTGTCGGGTCGCGGCACCGCGGACACGCTGCAGGCGCTGGCCGAGCAGGTCGACGAGTCGGCGTACCTCAACCGTCAGGACGCATCGTGA
- a CDS encoding carbohydrate ABC transporter permease, with the protein MTIEKTALAPGQEAPGEQATTPGTAPRSRLRDNRSAYSLLAPNLLLIGLFLLVPLVWSLLMAFQAKRSFGLGEWSGLTNLSRLLSDDVFWRALLNTAIFTVATVPLSVGLGLALALLMDKALPGRGVFRTIVYLPIAVSSLVVSLVGLLLFDESIGILNGVLRDLGVGPVAWQSNGALAMLSVVVMTLWTRVGFGMLVYLAALQDVDSEVLEAATMDGAGGLDRIRHVVVPWLRPTTFFLVVINMIWSFQVFDVVYVMTNGGPGYSTTMLVTYAYDEGFGPSRNFGYGATVGLVLLVITLAITAVQLRVNRRQEA; encoded by the coding sequence GTGACCATTGAGAAGACGGCCCTCGCGCCTGGCCAGGAGGCGCCGGGGGAGCAGGCGACCACGCCCGGCACGGCACCGCGGTCGAGGCTGCGCGACAACCGGTCGGCGTACTCCTTGCTGGCGCCCAACCTGCTGCTGATCGGGCTGTTCCTGCTCGTCCCGCTGGTGTGGTCGCTGCTGATGGCGTTCCAGGCGAAGCGGTCGTTCGGCCTCGGCGAGTGGTCGGGCCTGACCAACCTCTCCCGGCTGCTGAGCGACGACGTGTTCTGGCGGGCGCTGCTCAACACCGCGATCTTCACCGTCGCCACCGTGCCGCTGAGCGTCGGGCTCGGCCTGGCGCTGGCGCTGCTGATGGACAAGGCGCTGCCCGGCCGCGGGGTGTTCCGCACGATCGTCTACCTGCCGATCGCGGTCAGCTCGCTCGTGGTGTCGCTGGTCGGGCTGCTGCTGTTCGACGAGTCGATCGGCATCCTCAACGGCGTGCTGCGCGACCTCGGCGTGGGGCCGGTGGCGTGGCAGAGCAACGGCGCGCTGGCGATGCTGTCGGTGGTCGTGATGACGCTGTGGACGCGGGTCGGCTTCGGGATGCTCGTCTACCTCGCAGCGCTGCAGGACGTCGACTCCGAAGTCCTCGAGGCGGCCACGATGGACGGCGCCGGCGGCCTCGACCGGATCCGCCACGTGGTCGTGCCGTGGTTGCGGCCCACGACGTTCTTCCTGGTCGTGATCAACATGATCTGGTCGTTCCAGGTCTTCGACGTCGTCTACGTGATGACCAACGGCGGGCCCGGCTACTCCACGACGATGCTGGTGACCTACGCCTACGACGAGGGCTTCGGGCCGTCGCGCAACTTCGGGTACGGCGCCACCGTCGGCCTCGTCCTGCTCGTCATCACGCTGGCCATCACCGCGGTGCAGCTGCGCGTCAACCGTCGTCAGGAGGCGTGA
- a CDS encoding carbohydrate ABC transporter permease, producing MSRPVRFLVCLVVSAVFVLPLFAMVVVAFTPRELVFDGGASLWPSSFTTSNFTNLFASFPVWRWFSNAMIVATLTTALSVAVNLAAGFALAKLQFAGRTFVLVVVLSTLMVPAQAVMIPQFELVARMGLIGLFWAVILPSASTALGVFLARQFFVSVPDELLDAARLDGCGTVATLRYVVLPMAKPLIAVMVLLAFMTQWNDFLWPLITLRDPDLYTLPVALRFLQGQFDADYGGLMAMALLSCVPLLVVFVALQRFFVDGFSRSGIR from the coding sequence ATGAGCCGCCCGGTCCGCTTCCTGGTCTGCCTCGTCGTCTCGGCGGTGTTCGTGCTGCCGCTGTTCGCGATGGTCGTGGTCGCCTTCACCCCGCGCGAGCTGGTCTTCGACGGTGGCGCCAGCCTCTGGCCGTCGAGCTTCACGACGTCGAACTTCACCAATCTCTTCGCCAGCTTCCCGGTCTGGCGGTGGTTCTCCAACGCGATGATCGTGGCCACCCTGACGACCGCGCTGTCGGTCGCGGTCAACCTCGCGGCCGGCTTCGCGCTGGCCAAGCTGCAGTTCGCCGGCCGCACGTTCGTGCTGGTCGTGGTGCTGAGCACGCTGATGGTGCCGGCGCAGGCCGTGATGATCCCGCAGTTCGAGCTGGTCGCCCGGATGGGCCTGATCGGCCTGTTCTGGGCGGTGATCCTGCCCTCGGCGTCGACGGCGCTGGGGGTGTTCCTGGCGCGGCAGTTCTTCGTGTCGGTGCCCGACGAGCTGCTCGACGCCGCCCGGCTCGACGGCTGCGGCACGGTCGCGACGCTGCGGTACGTCGTACTCCCGATGGCGAAGCCGCTGATCGCCGTCATGGTCCTGCTGGCCTTCATGACGCAGTGGAACGACTTCCTCTGGCCCCTGATCACGCTGCGCGACCCCGACCTCTACACCCTCCCCGTCGCGCTGCGGTTCCTCCAGGGCCAGTTCGACGCCGACTACGGCGGGCTGATGGCGATGGCGCTGCTGTCGTGCGTGCCGCTGTTGGTGGTGTTCGTGGCGCTGCAGCGGTTCTTTGTCGACGGGTTCTCGCGGTCGGGGATCCGGTGA
- a CDS encoding SLATT domain-containing protein, with product MTEPTQSDANSQGGTSSHGAGRVGGQEDWLEKFERRTYTTFVSRARASERLGVRGMLWMIALSVASASTLCASVVSLANGPRPVSQADLGTTLFSLATLVLSLIVAALNYQSRSRDLFHSFRAIQRVSSQAESLRYLGGPSAGGGPETSALEGAYQDALDQSENHTTLDYHKARRPRQDEHKREDERAQLRATILQGALTALPAVIIAVSLFWIVFIFVDLR from the coding sequence ATGACCGAGCCGACTCAGTCTGACGCCAATTCTCAAGGTGGGACGTCGAGCCACGGCGCCGGCCGTGTGGGTGGGCAGGAGGACTGGCTCGAAAAATTCGAACGTCGTACCTACACCACCTTTGTTAGCCGGGCACGCGCATCGGAGCGGCTGGGCGTGCGCGGGATGCTCTGGATGATTGCACTATCCGTTGCCTCCGCATCCACACTCTGCGCCTCGGTTGTCTCTCTCGCGAATGGGCCGCGACCAGTCTCCCAGGCCGATCTTGGGACGACCCTTTTCTCGCTTGCAACGCTGGTGCTTTCCTTGATCGTTGCAGCACTCAACTATCAATCGCGCTCTCGAGACTTATTCCATAGTTTTCGAGCAATTCAGCGAGTTTCCTCACAAGCGGAGTCTTTGCGGTATCTCGGTGGACCGAGCGCGGGTGGGGGGCCAGAGACATCCGCACTAGAGGGTGCGTACCAAGACGCGCTTGACCAGTCCGAGAACCACACAACCCTGGACTATCATAAGGCGCGGCGACCGCGGCAAGATGAGCACAAGCGTGAGGATGAGCGTGCGCAGCTTCGAGCAACGATTTTACAAGGCGCTCTGACGGCCCTGCCTGCCGTAATCATCGCAGTCAGCCTATTCTGGATCGTCTTCATATTCGTTGATTTGCGCTAG
- a CDS encoding reverse transcriptase domain-containing protein produces the protein MRSGTFRFTSYREGLASRGRGRPPRIFALPTIRDRLALGALKATLSDVYGISGPEPPQRKMGRVVDAVRSGSYSHFMKLDIQDYFSSIRHHVLLERLRRDIRSTTVLDLCDRAVRNSTVAFGERSRGLSSEPDGIPLGISISSVLAEVYLSDFDERFGADFQMFRYVDDVLVLLKDDRHPFSSMQSELRRLGLLTHPLGTVGKCEIGRIADGFQYLGYQLDDQSVVVASAGIRKIESELAHLISNAARVRKGSIQKREFDRLVWRLNLVIGGCVIDGSARGWIRYYNRVDNLTVLGHLDGLVRDLLRRYGLAGSINTKRFISAYWASLDNSKFRKYAFDLDNVTASDARKHLVELESWPRATVSALSDSEAQSAFRRQVRRHVIDIERDLEPAS, from the coding sequence ATGCGTTCAGGCACCTTCCGTTTCACCAGTTACCGAGAAGGGCTAGCTTCCCGTGGGCGCGGCCGGCCGCCACGGATCTTCGCTCTGCCAACGATCCGGGATCGACTGGCGCTTGGCGCCCTCAAGGCCACGCTGTCAGATGTCTATGGCATTTCGGGGCCCGAACCGCCGCAGAGAAAAATGGGTCGGGTTGTCGACGCGGTGCGGTCCGGGTCCTATTCACATTTCATGAAGCTGGACATTCAAGACTACTTCTCATCAATTCGACACCACGTGTTGCTGGAACGCTTGAGGCGGGATATTCGCTCAACTACGGTCTTGGACCTCTGCGACCGGGCCGTCCGAAATTCGACAGTAGCGTTTGGCGAGAGGAGTCGGGGACTTTCGTCAGAGCCAGATGGAATCCCACTTGGAATCTCCATCTCGTCAGTTCTCGCCGAAGTGTACCTAAGCGACTTCGATGAGCGTTTCGGGGCAGATTTTCAGATGTTTAGATACGTCGACGATGTCCTGGTCTTGTTGAAAGACGACCGCCACCCCTTTTCTTCTATGCAATCAGAACTGCGACGGCTGGGTCTGCTGACCCATCCACTAGGGACCGTGGGCAAATGTGAAATTGGTCGAATCGCGGACGGATTTCAATACCTCGGGTATCAGTTGGATGACCAGTCTGTTGTTGTCGCGAGCGCTGGCATCCGCAAGATCGAGAGTGAACTCGCGCACTTGATATCGAACGCAGCTAGGGTGCGGAAGGGGTCGATACAGAAGCGCGAGTTCGATCGTCTAGTTTGGCGCCTGAACCTCGTGATTGGTGGGTGCGTTATTGACGGCAGCGCTAGAGGGTGGATTCGCTATTACAACCGAGTGGACAATTTGACAGTGCTTGGTCACTTGGACGGACTTGTGCGCGATCTCCTGCGGCGGTATGGACTGGCTGGGTCTATAAATACTAAGCGATTTATCTCGGCCTATTGGGCCAGCTTAGACAACAGTAAGTTTCGCAAGTACGCCTTCGACCTGGACAACGTCACAGCGAGCGACGCAAGGAAGCACCTTGTAGAACTTGAGAGCTGGCCACGAGCCACGGTATCTGCGCTAAGCGATTCCGAAGCGCAGTCGGCGTTTCGCCGCCAAGTCAGACGCCATGTGATCGATATTGAGCGCGACCTGGAACCTGCGTCATAG